A region from the Cannabis sativa cultivar Pink pepper isolate KNU-18-1 chromosome 9, ASM2916894v1, whole genome shotgun sequence genome encodes:
- the LOC115721692 gene encoding protein FANTASTIC FOUR 3 → MTTIVCQGLQSCLDSPQLVESRTLRLRLSSSSITPHLTAQPQSFDLSTLKSIFPDAKTNEPAEKCQLPNQPHESQTSKNTEMGGWCFLQSLQNSQSSKLEKEKTYVHPMVKSSSSCLSEKSLKLCTENLGNETGTDMSESGILSNTSETESKSEDFSSRRRFSARKFRSSASPSRNFPPPLTTMSGAESLQIKPHREEGRLIIKAVKSPPRISCFHAERSHGRLRLCFMENYTPTFDSGERVTNQESEICENDNIDAADDDDDDDDEEEEELVERKIEEEKEAEEGCSSEDMDEKNIKMEGKMGMENYERKNNLRRCKEGGGGEHEKNKALMLNWEPFWVATS, encoded by the coding sequence ATGACGACGATAGTATGCCAAGGTTTGCAATCATGTTTGGACTCACCACAGCTTGTTGAGTCGAGAACACTGAGGCTGAGGCTCTCTTCTTCTTCCATAACACCTCACTTGACAGCACAGCCACAGTCCTTTGATTTGTCAACCTTAAAATCCATCTTCCCAGATGCCAAAACAAACGAACCAGCAGAGAAATGTCAGCTGCCTAATCAACCCCATGAAAGCCAAACCTCAAAAAACACTGAAATGGGTGGGTGGTGCTTCCTCCAATCCCTCCAAAACAGTCAAAGTTCCAAGCTTGAAAAGGAAAAGACTTATGTCCATCCCATGGTTAAGAGCTCATCTTCTTGTCTGAGCGAAAAGAGCTTGAAATTGTGCACTGAAAACTTGGGAAACGAGACAGGAACTGACATGTCTGAAAGCGGCATTTTGTCGAACACTTCGGAAACAGAGTCCAAAAGTGAAGATTTTTCCAGTCGTCGGCGTTTCTCGGCTAGGAAATTTAGATCGTCAGCATCACCATCTCGTAACTTTCCACCTCCATTGACAACCATGAGTGGAGCTGAATCTCTCCAAATCAAGCCTCATCGAGAAGAAGGGCGGCTTATAATCAAGGCCGTTAAAAGCCCACCTAGAATCTCTTGTTTCCACGCTGAAAGAAGCCATGGCCGCCTTCGACTCTGCTTTATGGAAAATTATACACCTACTTTTGACTCTGGAGAAAGAGTCACAAATCAAGAAAGTGAAATCTGTGAAAATGACAACATTGATgctgctgatgatgatgatgatgacgatgatgaagaagaagaagaattagTTGAAAggaaaatagaagaagaaaaagaagcagAAGAAGGGTGTTCTAGTGAGGACATGGatgagaaaaatataaaaatggagggcaaaatgggaatggaaaattaTGAAAGGAAAAATAACTTAAGAAGATGCAAAGAAGGTGGTGGTGGTGAACATGAGAAGAACAAAGCATTAATGTTAAATTGGGAGCCATTTTGGGTGGCTACTTCTTAA